From a single Gottschalkia purinilytica genomic region:
- a CDS encoding IS3 family transposase (programmed frameshift) yields the protein MTKYSLETKIRFIELMKTNKYSIGTAADSVNASNSVAERWWKMYSIHGLEGLSMKSGNYDGKFKIHVIKYMHENHLSVNEASAIFGIPSDATLLKWERIYYEQGEEGLLLERRGRPKEVNMKSNSKNAKPKKLDKNMEADLINEIQRLRAEVAYLKKFDSLKGSKGKLTNKEKTMVVNSLRHEYKLSILLDIAKLKRPTFYYHLSRLSLKDKYDEVKLKIKEIYHNSKGRYGYRRITMTLRNSGIVINHKTVQKLMKELGLKCQVRIKKYKSYRGEVGRIAPNILQRNFEATKPNEKWVTDITEFSLFGEKLYLSPILDLFNGEIVSYCIANRPHFGQVMDMLDKAFEKHDNLEGLIMHSDQGWQYQHKTYQSRLKQNSILQSMSRKGNCLDNAVMENFFGLLKSELLYLQEFKSLEHFKEELEKYIKWYNEYRIKSKLKGLSPIEYRKQSLLVA from the exons TGCTTCTAATTCGGTAGCTGAACGTTGGTGGAAAATGTATAGTATACATGGATTAGAAGGATTATCTATGAAATCAGGAAATTATGATGGTAAATTTAAAATTCATGTAATAAAATATATGCATGAAAATCATTTAAGTGTGAATGAAGCATCAGCTATATTTGGAATTCCAAGTGATGCTACACTTCTTAAATGGGAACGTATATATTATGAACAAGGAGAAGAAGGGCTTTTATTAGAACGGCGTGGAAGACCCAAGGAGGTAAACATGAAATCAAATTCTAAAAATGCAAAACCTAAGAAATTAGATAAGAATATGGAAGCAGATTTAATAAATGAAATCCAAAGATTGAGAGCTGAGGTAGCATACTTAAAAAAAT TCGATAGCCTTAAAGGAAGCAAAGGAAAACTTACTAATAAAGAAAAAACAATGGTAGTAAATTCTTTAAGGCATGAATATAAGCTAAGTATTTTACTAGACATAGCAAAGCTCAAAAGACCTACTTTTTACTATCATCTATCTAGATTAAGTTTAAAAGACAAATATGATGAGGTCAAATTAAAGATTAAGGAAATATATCATAATAGTAAAGGAAGATATGGATATCGAAGAATTACCATGACTTTAAGAAATTCTGGTATTGTTATTAACCATAAAACAGTACAAAAATTAATGAAAGAATTAGGCTTGAAATGCCAAGTAAGAATTAAAAAATACAAATCATATCGTGGAGAAGTAGGAAGAATAGCTCCAAATATTTTACAAAGAAATTTTGAAGCAACAAAACCTAATGAAAAATGGGTGACAGATATTACTGAGTTTTCTTTATTTGGAGAAAAGCTGTATTTATCACCAATATTAGATTTATTTAATGGTGAAATTGTAAGCTATTGTATTGCCAATCGCCCTCATTTTGGTCAAGTCATGGACATGCTGGATAAAGCATTTGAAAAACATGATAATTTAGAAGGATTAATTATGCATTCAGATCAAGGCTGGCAATATCAACATAAAACGTACCAAAGTAGATTAAAACAAAATAGTATTTTACAAAGCATGTCCAGAAAGGGAAATTGCTTAGACAATGCAGTAATGGAAAACTTCTTTGGGTTGTTAAAGTCTGAATTGTTATATCTACAAGAATTTAAGAGTTTAGAGCACTTTAAAGAAGAATTAGAAAAATATATTAAATGGTACAATGAATATAGAATAAAAAGCAAACTAAAAGGACTGTCTCCGATTGAATATCGAAAACAATCCTTACTAGTAGCTTAA